A DNA window from Hevea brasiliensis isolate MT/VB/25A 57/8 chromosome 2, ASM3005281v1, whole genome shotgun sequence contains the following coding sequences:
- the LOC110669455 gene encoding uncharacterized protein LOC110669455 yields the protein MKVNNEKSLRSFWPARHSTATGWRRPINKRVATTILFVFFIFLALFIVGCFDTYIFRVFSTPAPKKSEFPCTTGNLTQTCPEDYPSIHIPTNPSTVTCPSYFQWIHEDLRPWKETGITSDMIERARPTAHFRLVIVNGKAYVEKYTQSIQTRDKFTLWGILQLLRWYPGRLPDLELMFDCGDRPVVRSSDFQGPNASPPPLFRYCSDHQSLDIVFPDWSFWGWAEINVRPWKNVLKDIKEGNSRTKWKDRVPYAYWKGNPYVDPTRQDLLKCNVSDQNDWNARLYVQDWEQESKQGFKQSNLQDQCTHRYKIYIEGWAWSVSEKYILACDSMTLYVRPRYYDFYIRGMLPLQHYWPIRDDAKCSSLKFSVEWGNNHTQQAQAIGEAASNFIQEDLKMDYVYDYMYHILNEYAKLLKYKPRIPPGAVELCSESMACAVNGVQGKFMRESMVVYPSDTNPCTMPPPYDPSALAEFLNRKDTSIRQVEMWENEYWQKSK from the exons ATGAAGGTGAACAATGAGAAATCTCTACGCAGTTTCTGGCCTGCCAGACATTCCACAGCTACCGGATGGCGACGTCCGATAAACAAAAGAGTTGCAACCACTATTTTATTTGTCTTCTTTATTTTCCTTGCCTTATTCATCGTGGGTTGTTTTGATACT tatatatttagggTTTTTTCCACTCCAGCACCGAAAAAATCAGAATTCCCATGCACTACAGGAAACCTGACGCAAACCTGTCCAGAAGATTACCCATCAATTCACATCCCCACAAATCCATCAACTGTGACCTGCCCATCCTACTTCCAATGGATCCACGAAGATCTACGGCCTTGGAAAGAGACGGGAATCACGAGTGACATGATCGAACGGGCGCGCCCGACGGCGCATTTTAGGCTTGTGATTGTGAACGGGAAGGCCTATGTAGAGAAGTATACCCAGTCTATACAGACCAGAGATAAGTTCACTCTCTGGGGTATATTGCAGCTCCTAAGGTGGTACCCTGGAAGATTGCCTGATTTGGAACTGATGTTTGATTGCGGTGATAGGCCAGTCGTCCGATCGTCGGACTTTCAAGGCCCAAATGCTAGCCCACCACCGTTGTTCAGATACTGCTCGGACCATCAGAGCTTGGATATTGTGTTCCCTGATTGGTCATTTTGGGGCTG GGCTGAGATAAATGTAAGGCCGTGGAAAAATGTGTTGAAGGACATAAAAGAAGGTAACAGCAGAACCAAATGGAAGGACAGGGTACCCTATGCTTATTGGAAAGGCAACCCATATGTGGATCCAACAAGACAAGACCTTCTCAAATGCAACGTTTCAGACCAAAACGATTGGAACGCTCGCTTATATGTTCAG GACTGGGAACAAGAATCTAAACAAGGGTTCAAACAATCAAATCTACAAGATCAATGCACCCAtag ATACAAGATTTATATAGAAGGATGGGCGTGGTCTGTGAGCGAGAAATACATATTAGCATGCGATTCCATGACCTTGTATGTGAGGCCACGTTACTATGATTTTTATATAAGAGGCATGCTCCCACTGCAGCATTATTGGCCTATTAGGGATGACGCCAAGTGCAGTTCTCTTAAGTTTTCCGTAGAATGGGGCAACAATCACACTCAACAG GCACAGGCGATAGGGGAGGCCGCCAGCAACTTCATTCAAGAGGATCTGAAGATGGATTATGTGTATGATTACATGTATCATATACTAAATGAATATGCAAAACTGTTGAAATACAAACCCAGAATACCTCCAGGTGCTGTGGAGCTATGTTCAGAATCAATGGCGTGTGCAGTAAATGGTGTCCAAGGGAAGTTCATGAGGGAGTCTATGGTGGTGTATCCTAGCGATACGAATCCATGCACAATGCCTCCTCCATATGATCCTTCTGCTCTTGCAGAATTTTTGAATAGAAAAGATACATCAATTAGGCAAGTGGAGATGTGGGAAAATGAGTATTGGCAAAAATCTAAATAA
- the LOC110669461 gene encoding tRNA-specific adenosine deaminase TAD1-like translates to MNGNLAGFFFFFFRGATCSHFFCVASVPPKEFQHADTALATLTCRILCALIHGYSVCWNKSGLREVVLGTTGRKQGTISASTESSLCKRGLYQHKSPTKMICYQELKNGVEAYSLTLKTYKGRTPFNNWPSKPLDLEAFSILR, encoded by the exons ATGAATGGAAATTtagcaggatttttttttttttttttccgaggCGCTACTTGCAGCCACTTTTTTTGTGTAGCTTCTGTGCCACCCAAAGAATTTCAGCATGCTGATACTGCTCTAGCCACTTTAACATGCAG AATTCTTTGTGCTTTAATCCATGGGTACTCTGTATGTTGGAATAAGTCTGGTTTGCGTGAAGTTGTTCTTGGGACCACAGGGAGAAAACAAGGCACCATTTCTGCATCTACTGAGTCATCTCTGTGCAA AAGGGGATTATACCAACATAAAAGCCCTACCAAAATGATTTGTTATCAAGAACTCAAG AATGGTGTTGAGGCATACAGTTTAACTTTAAAAACTTATAAAGGAAGAACACCTTTTAACAATTGGCCATCAAAACCACTGGACTTGGAGGCCTTCTCCATTTTGAGGTAG